From one Gossypium hirsutum isolate 1008001.06 chromosome D08, Gossypium_hirsutum_v2.1, whole genome shotgun sequence genomic stretch:
- the LOC107955744 gene encoding uncharacterized protein → MAKNDALIQSQAATLKNLENQMGQLATKLHSRLQGAFLSDTENLKILGKEHFKVVELRNGNTLEPKKVVVEDEPTGKEESQPTVEVPITEKLDAEKSDEALEQIPNYVKFMKDILSKKKRLSKYGTVTLTKECSAFLQNKLPLKLKDPGSFKIPCNIGESY, encoded by the exons ATGGCAAAAAATGATGCCTTGATCCAAAGTCAAGCAGCAACGCTAAAAAATCTGGAAAACCagatgggtcagttagctactaAGCTTCATAGTAGACTACAAGGAGCCTTTCTGAGCGACacagaaaatttgaaaattttaggtaaGGAACATTTCAAAGTGGTAGAGTTACGAAATGGTAATACTTTGGAGCCTAAGAAGGTTGTGGTTGAAGACGAGCCTACTGGaaaggaggaaagtcaaccaaCAGTTGAAGTTCCTATAACAGAAAAATTAGATGCTGAAAAATCTGATGAG GCTTTAGAGCAAATACCCAATtacgtgaagtttatgaaggatatattgTCCAAGAAGAAACGACTTAGTAAGTATGGGACTGTCACTTTGACGAAGGAGTGTAGTGCATTTTTACAGAACAAGCTACCTCTGAAACTAAAGGATCCTGGAAGCTTTAagataccttgcaacattggtgAATCATATTAa